A single genomic interval of Canis lupus dingo isolate Sandy chromosome 6, ASM325472v2, whole genome shotgun sequence harbors:
- the GJC3 gene encoding gap junction gamma-3 protein yields MRGSFLRQLLAEDSRHSTAVGHLLLPVLLGFRLVLLAASGTGIYGDEQSEFVCHTQQAGCKATCYDAFHPFSPLRFWAFQVILVAVPSTLYMGLILYHVIWRWEESGKVKEETLIHQGEKSRDASGAGSPRLLWAYVAQLGVRLVLEGAALGLQYHLYGFKIPSSFACRREPCLGSITCYLSRPFEKTIFLKTMFGVSGLCLLFTLVELVLLGLGKWWRTWKHKSPSNYSSTSESTKKHKDPTDNFPAVEAKEQFQEAEL; encoded by the exons ATGCGTGGCAGTTTCCTGAGGCAGCTGTTGGCTGAAGACAGCAGGCATTCCACTGCCGTGGGGCACCTCCTACTTCCCGTGCTCCTGGGATTCCGTCTTGTGCTGCTGGCTGCCAGTGGGACGGGGATCTATGGTGATGAGCAGAGTGAATTTGTGTGTCACACTCAGCAGGCAGGCTGCAAGGCCACCTGCTATGATGCCTtccaccccttctccccactgcGCTTCTGGGCCTTTCAGGTCATCTTGGTGGCTGTGCCCAGCACCCTCTACATGGGTCTCATTCTCTATCATGTGATCTGGCGGTGGGAAGAATCAGGGAAGGTGAAGGAGGAGACCCTGATCCACCagggggagaagagcagagacgCCTCAGGGGCTGGAAGCCCCAGGCTGCTCTGGGCCTATGTAGCACAGCTGGGGGTGCGGCTGGTCCTTGAGGGAGCAGCCTTGGGGTTGCAGTACCATCTGTATGGGTTCAAGATACCTAGCTCCTTTGCATGTCGTCGAGAACCTTGCCTTGGCAGTATAACCTGTTACTTGTCCCGCCCCTTTGAGAAGACCATCTTCCTAAAGACCATGTTTGGGGTCAGTGGGCTCTGTCTCTTATTTACTCTTGTGGAGCttgtgctcctgggcctggggaAATGGTGGAGGACCTGGAAGCACAAATCCCCTTCTAACTACTCTTCAACTTCAGAGAGTACCAAAAAACACAAGGATCCAACTGATAACTTCCCAGCGGTGGAAGCCAAAGAGCAGTTCCAAGAAGCAG AGTTATGA